The following coding sequences lie in one uncultured Mailhella sp. genomic window:
- the ruvB gene encoding Holliday junction branch migration DNA helicase RuvB, with translation MAQDSADENIRPQRLEDFIGQEELRANLRVYLNAAKERGQSMDHVLFYGNPGLGKTTLARIMAAELGVNLVATSGPVLERSGDLAAILTNLSRHDILFVDEIHRMPISVEEVLYPAMEDFTLDLIIGQGPAARTVKLNIEPFTLVGATTRLGLLSSPLRDRFGIISRLEFYSPEELARVVQRSARILGVQVTEEGALEIGRRSRGTPRIANRLLRRVRDFAAVYGNGVVDGEQARAALVRLDVDEAGLDEMDRKILTVLIDHFNGGPVGVKTLAVACSEEIRTIEDIYEPYLIQCGFLNRTPRGRVATPKAYRHLHRLYGGTAQGSLL, from the coding sequence ATGGCGCAGGACAGCGCCGATGAAAATATCCGTCCGCAGCGGCTGGAAGACTTCATAGGTCAGGAAGAGCTGCGCGCCAATCTCCGCGTGTATCTGAACGCGGCGAAGGAACGCGGTCAGTCCATGGATCACGTGCTGTTCTACGGCAATCCGGGACTCGGCAAAACCACGCTTGCCCGCATCATGGCGGCGGAACTCGGCGTGAATCTTGTGGCCACGTCCGGCCCGGTGCTGGAGCGCAGCGGCGATCTGGCCGCCATTCTGACCAATCTTTCCCGGCATGACATCCTGTTTGTAGATGAAATCCACCGCATGCCCATCAGCGTGGAAGAAGTGCTGTACCCGGCCATGGAAGACTTCACGCTGGATCTCATCATTGGTCAGGGCCCTGCTGCGCGCACGGTGAAGCTCAACATCGAACCCTTTACGCTGGTGGGAGCCACGACCAGACTCGGTCTGCTCTCTTCGCCGCTCCGGGATCGCTTCGGCATCATCAGCCGTCTGGAATTTTATTCGCCGGAAGAACTTGCCCGCGTGGTGCAGCGTTCAGCGCGCATTCTCGGGGTGCAGGTGACTGAGGAAGGCGCGCTGGAAATCGGACGCCGTTCCCGCGGCACGCCGCGCATCGCCAACCGGCTCTTGCGCCGGGTGCGGGATTTTGCCGCCGTGTACGGAAACGGCGTGGTGGACGGCGAACAGGCCCGGGCCGCGCTGGTGCGCCTCGACGTGGACGAAGCCGGGCTCGATGAAATGGACCGCAAAATTCTTACCGTGCTCATCGATCACTTCAACGGCGGGCCCGTGGGCGTGAAGACGCTGGCCGTGGCCTGTTCCGAGGAAATCCGCACCATCGAGGACATCTATGAGCCCTATCTCATTCAGTGCGGATTCCTGAATCGTACGCCTCGCGGTCGCGTGGCCACGCCCAAGGCCTATCGTCATCTTCATCGTCTGTACGGAGGCACCGCGCAGGGAAGCCTTCTGTAG
- the thyX gene encoding FAD-dependent thymidylate synthase gives MSEVKARVELLAHTPEPLSLIYAAFRQCYHAGDVADMWPRLLAGDISREKQAAFVENIMASGHASPIEHVSFTFALSGVSRALTHQLVRHRIASYSQQSQRYVDASDMNYVMPPAIAANPKARERFLNFMDEVGSAYRDLKAMLEEDGRGSSSCEDARFVLPQAAASSIVVTMNCRTLLNFFEHRCCTRAQWEIRGVARTMLSLCREVLPEVFRHAGARCERLGYCPEGEKFTCGRYPLPERRS, from the coding sequence ATGTCCGAAGTCAAAGCCCGCGTCGAGCTTCTGGCGCATACGCCCGAGCCGCTTTCCCTCATTTATGCCGCCTTCCGTCAGTGCTATCACGCCGGCGACGTGGCGGACATGTGGCCGCGTCTGCTGGCCGGGGACATATCGCGCGAAAAGCAGGCCGCCTTTGTGGAAAACATCATGGCGTCCGGCCACGCCAGCCCCATTGAGCACGTGAGCTTTACGTTTGCGCTTTCGGGCGTGTCGCGCGCGCTGACGCATCAGCTCGTGCGTCATCGCATTGCGAGCTATTCGCAGCAGAGTCAGCGTTATGTGGACGCTTCCGACATGAATTACGTCATGCCGCCCGCCATTGCCGCCAATCCGAAGGCGCGGGAGCGTTTTTTGAACTTCATGGATGAGGTGGGCAGCGCCTATCGCGATCTGAAGGCCATGCTTGAAGAGGATGGCCGCGGTTCGTCTTCCTGCGAGGACGCGCGTTTCGTGCTGCCGCAGGCGGCGGCGTCCAGCATTGTGGTGACCATGAACTGCCGCACGCTGCTCAACTTCTTTGAACATCGCTGCTGCACCCGCGCGCAGTGGGAGATCCGGGGCGTGGCGCGGACCATGCTGAGCCTCTGCCGCGAGGTGCTGCCGGAAGTGTTTCGCCACGCGGGCGCGCGATGCGAAAGACTCGGCTACTGCCCGGAAGGGGAAAAGTTCACCTGCGGGCGTTATCCTTTGCCGGAACGCCGCTCGTAG